GTAACAACACCGTCAGCGAAAAAAGCACTCGAATTAAAAGCTGCAAAAGAATAGGAGGCTGTATTTATCATGCGTACCAAGTTAATGAACATGCTTGAGGAACGAAAAGATGAAATCACTCAGATTAGACGGCATTTGCACGAACATCCTGAATTATCGTTTCATGAAGCAGAAACAGCAAAATTCATTCAAGATTTTTACAAAGGAAAAGATGTAGAAATTGCAACGGAAGTAGGTAATGGCCACGCGGTCGTTGTAACGATCAAAGGCGGCAAACCCGGAAAAACAATTGCCTTGCGCGCCGATTTCGATGCACTTCCGATTGAAGAAGAAACCGATTTACCATTTAAATCTAAAAATCCTGGTGTGATGCACGCTTGTGGTCACGATGGACATACGGCTTATTTACTTGTGTTGGCAGATTGCTTAATCCAGCTGAAAGAAAATATTCCTGGAACGATTAAAATTGTGCATCAACATGCCGAAGAAGCACCACCCGGCGGAGCGAAAAGCGTTGTCGAGTCTGGTATTTTGGATGATGTGGACCAAATTTTTGGGATTCATGTATTTCCTTTTGGCGAAAGTGGGCAGGTATATTATCATAGTGGCTACGCGATGGCCGGTCGTACCTATTTTAAATTAAAAATTCAAGGTGTTGGTGGGCACGGCTCGTCTCCGCATATGGCGAATGACGCGATTGTTGCGGGTGCGTATTTTGTGACAGCCATTCAAACGGTCGTGAGCAGACGCTTGAACCCATTTGATACGGGTGTTATAACGATTGGTTCTTTTGACGGAAAAGGTAGCTTTAATGTAATTAAGGATTCGGTTGAGTTAGAAGGCGACGTTCGTTACATGAATACCGAAAATCGGGACAAAATGGATGCGGAAATCCACCGAATTGTTGCTGGTATTGAGGCGATGTTTGGCGTAAGCGTGGAATTAACGTATACAAACGATTATCCGCCACTTTATAATGATCCAGCAGTAACGGAACAAGTTATTGGTAGCTTGCAAAAAGGGATTGGCGAGTACTTAACAGAAATCTCTGAATATGATATGCTTTCAGGGTCAGAAGATTTTGCATATTATCTACAAAAAATCCCGGGCGTCTTCTTCTACATTGGTGCAAAGCCAAAAAATGTCTCACATGCATATTTTAATCATCATCCGAAATTCGACATTGATGAAGATGCGTTGTTAGTTGCAGCTAAATCAGTTGCAGACGTTGTGTTAGATTATTATAAATTAAATGGATAATAGCTTTGAAAAGAGCATAGTCAGACTTTAAGAATCTGGTTATGCTCTTTTGTTAGTGGCGGGATTTAAAGAGGAGTGAATTCAAATGAATCAGGTAAAAGGAGAAAGGCATTCGTTAATGGTATTACTTGTTCTATTTATAGGCTATACCAGTGTATACGTGGACAAATACACTATCGGAATTTCGCTTGTAACTGTTTCTCAGGATTTGGGATTTGATCCGAGTCAGAAAGGTTTGATTTTAAGTGCTTTCTTTCTAGGTTATACGCTTTTTCAAATTCCGATGGGGTATTTAAATAATCGGATTGGCGCACGTCCTGTTCTTGCGATATCGATTATTGTTGTCGGGCTGTTTCTTATTATTTTTGGCTTTGGATATTCCTTGCTGTTTTTGGTTGTTATTCGTTTCTTGTCTGGGGCGCTCGGGCATGCGGGTTATCCGCCATCTGTCAGCAACTATATTTCTCTGCATATCCCTTTAAATAAGCGAGGTTTTGCGCAATCGGCAATGCTCGCGTCCTCTGGTTTTGCGGCCTTTATTGGTCCACTTTTAATCGCACAATTATTACTAACAGTAGGTTGGCGTACTACATATTATTGGATTGGTATTGCAGTAATTTTGATTGGATTTTTGATTTTACTAGTAGTACCAAAAGCGCCAAAAATCGATTTAAGCGCCCAAAAAGAAAAAATCAAAGTACCTTTCTCGGAACTTTTAAAAGACAAACAGTTGTGGATTCTGTTGCTATCAGCGCTATTTATCAATGCAGCAAATTATGGTTTAACAAGTTGGCTTGCTTCCTATTTGAGTGAAGTACGCGGGATTTCTATTAGCGAAGTGAGTTATATTAGTTCTTTAGCGGGACTCTGCATCTTAATCGCGGGCGTTGTTGGTGGCTATTTTATCAGTCGTTTTTTCAAAGGAAAAGAGCCAATGGTCATTTTCACGTTTTGCGTACTTGGAGCATTTACGGTTTACGGCGTGTACTTATTTGATCAACTGACGCTTTCGATTATTTGCTTGTGTTTATGTAATGTTTTCCTCATTATGGCCTTTACAACGCTGATGGGGCTGCCACACAAGTTATTTAAACAGAGCCACATTGCGACAAAATACGCGGCCATCAACTCGGGCGGGGTTTTAGGTGGATTTTTCGCACCGATGATTATTGGGGACTTGGTAAAGGCAACTAATTCTTATCAATCGGCTTTTCTATTCTTGGCGATAACTTTATTAATGTCAGGAATTATTGTTTTAGCGATAAAAAAACGAGCAGCAATTAGCGAATAAAATAAAAGGAGGAAAACAAGATTGGCTTTGTTTTCCTCCTTTTTAATTAAGCTAATCCGCCATTGGTAAAGATGACTTGCCCATTGACCCAGCGTGCAGGTCCGGCTAAAAAGGCTACAGTTTCAGCAATATCATCCGGCTGTCCGAGGCGTTCGAGTGGTGTTGCTTTTGCTAAGTTTTCAATCGTTTGCTCATCTTTCCCAGTTAAGAATAACGGGGTGGCAGTTGGGCCGGGAGCGACTGCGTTGACGGTAATATCTTTGCCACGAAGTTCGCGCGCGAGGATTAAAGTGAGCGACTCAACCGCAGCCTTGCTAGCCACATAAGCCCCATACGCCGGAAAATTGGTTCTGGTTACCGAAGTGGAGAAATTAATAATTGCGCCACCAGTTCGTACTCTGAGGGCAGCCTGCTTGGAAACAACAAAAGTGCCACGGACATTAGTTCGCTGAATCAGGTCAAACTCGTCCATATCTAAAGTGGCAATCGGACTTAATTTCATAATGCCGGCTGTATTAACGACGACATCAACCCCGCCAAAATGAGCTTCGATTAAGTCAAAAGCGCTAATCATCTGCGCTTCATCTGCAACGTCACCACCAACACTAATTGCTTCACCACCAGCTGTCACAATCGTTTCGACAAGTGCCTCCGCTTTCGCCTTATTTCCAGCATAATGAACAGCTACCGCGTAATCTTGCGCGACTAATTTTTCAACAACCGCCTTACCAATACCGCCAGAACCCCCTAAAATAAATGCAACACGTTTATTTGTCATGGTCTATTCGCTCCTTTAATTGTAAAATAGTTACTTTTTTTATTTTAAGTAACTTTATAGTTGGAAGTATACTCCTTTTGGTTACTTTGTCAAGGATTTGTAACTTTCTTAAATTCATGTATAATTAAAAGCAAAGAATGAACGGAATGGAGGGATTGAAATGGCGCGTTTATCACAAGAAATTATTTTGGATATGGCAGAGAAAATTATTTATGAAAAAGGGATGGAGAAAACGACTCTTTATGATATTGCGGGGAATTTGAACGTCACACATGCGGCGCTTTATAAGCATTACCGAAACAAGGAAGACTTATTTCAAAAATTGGCATTACGTTGGCTGGAGGAGACTTCACGGGAGATTTTCGCGTGGAATTCGGCGGCTGGACAATCACCGGACGATGCGCTTCACGATTGGCTCTGCCTCTTGGCTGGGACGAAGAAAAAACTGTATGCAACTGATCGGAAAATGTTTTTACTTTACACCGATTATATTGAACAAAATGAAGCATTAGTGAAGAATCATGTAGAGCATTTAGCGCAAAAAGTAGAGGAAGTTAGCGGGCGGAAGGAACAAGGCGCCGCGATTATAACGGCGTTTGTTTATTTTCACAATCCTTATTTTGCGAATCGTTGGGAGCAAGAGGGGCATGAGGAGTTATTTGAGCGTGTTTGGCAGTTGGTTAAGTGACAAAAAGGGATATTGCTTTGAGCAAATCCCTTTTTTATTATGACTAAAACCCAACCGCCATCAACTTCTCTGTATCCTTAAACCGTTTATCCGCAGTATCCGCACCCAAAACAATGGAAATCACACGCTTTCCATCGCGATCAGCTGTTCCAATAAAACAATACCCAGCTTCATCGGTAAATCCTGTTTTTAGCCCGTCTAGCCCTTGTATGGCACCGATCAAGTCGTTGGTTGATTCGAGTTTGGCGCCTTCTTCGGTTATGATGCTGGACTTGGAAGTTGTTTCAAGCACTTCAGAATGAGTGGAAATTAATTGAGATGATAGCAAAAATAAATCTTTTGTAGTAGAAACAGCCATTTTCCCATCAACATCAAGCCCGCTGGCACTGACAAATTTGGTTTTATTAGACAATCCGAGTTTTTTCGCCTCATTATTCATTTTTTGAGGGAAACTCGCTCCTTCCAAACGGTCACCTAACGTCTCGGCGGCATCATTTGCAGACATGACAAGCATCGCGCTATATAAATCCCTGACCGACCACGTTCTTTTTTGTGTAATAGCGTAAAGTGAAACTGCAGAGGGATCATCGAGCCGAACGAGATCAAGTTGCTCATCCCACGATAATTTTTTGTTATCCACAGCCTCAAGAACTAAAAAAGCCGTCATTAATTTTGTTAAACTTGCGATTGGCATAACTTTATCAGCATTTTTTTCATATAACATTTTGCCATTTTCGACTGAAAAGACCGCGGCAGCTTTGGCTGATAAATATACGTCTGGCTGCTTCGCGGAACACGATGAGAGTAGTAATAGCCCTATTAGTAGCACCCAAGTAAGTTTATGTATTTTCATTTTTTCTCCTCCTTTTGACTTCAGTATAGAGAAAAAGAATTGAGTTAAAGCCAAGGAATTAGAAGGATATTTTAAAGCTTTGGTCGGAAAATTTAAGTTTTCTTAACTAGTAGAGATAAAACTATTGTTATTCACATGTGGATAAGTTAAAATAATAGGGATGAATTTTTATTAACGGTTTTTCTGTGGATATGTTAATAAGTCTATGGATAACCTTCAAAATACTAACAATTTAATTGCTTTGGTCAAAGCGGAGCGTAAGTTGTTGAAAATGCACAAAATCACGTGCCAAAATTTATTCAAAATAGGATAAGGCTTATTTGGGCTGGAATTCTAATGAGAAAGGATGAGTAAAGAATGGAATTTGATACTATTGCTGCAATCTCAACACCGCCGGGAGAAGGGGCCATTGCTATTATTCGATTAAGCGGTCCAGAGGCGATTCAGATAGCGGATCGTATTTTTTATGCCAAAAATAGTTTAAGTGATGCGGAAAGTCACACCATTCATTATGGTCATATAAAAGAAGACGGCGAAGTGATTGAGGAAGTGATGGCCACAGTAATGCGTGCCCCGCGGACTTTCACACGGGAAGATGTCGTCGAAATAAATGCTCATGGCGGAATCGTTTCCGTGAATCGCGTATTGCAATTGTTACTTCGAAATGGCGCTAACCTAGCTGAACCAGGCGAGTTCACAAAGCGCGCATTTTTAAATGGAAGAATCGATTTATCACAAGCAGAGGCCGTGATGGATTTAATTCGCGCCAAGACAGACCGGGCGATGGGCGTTGCAATTAGACAAATGGACGGAAATCTTTCACGTTTAATTCGCAATTTGCGCCAAGAAATTTTGGATGCACTCGCGCAAGTCGAGGTAAATATCGACTATCCCGAATACGACGATGTAGAGGAAATGACCCAGCGAATGCTACTGGAAAAAACAGAACTAGTTCGCGCTTCCGTCGAGCAACTTTTACAAACAGCCAGCCAAGGGAAAATCCTCCGCGAAGGCTTAGCAACAGCAATTATCGGTCGACCAAACGTCGGAAAATCTTCCTTGCTTAACCAACTAATTCAAGAAGAAAAAGCGATTGTGACAGATATTGCTGGTACGACACGAGATATTATAGAAGAATACGTCAACGTCCGCGGCGTCCCATTACGTTTAATAGACACAGCTGGAATCCGCGAAACAGAAGATATCGTCGAAAAAATCGGCGTAGAACGGTCCAGAAAAGCGCTAGCGGATGCGGACTTTATCCTGTTAGTATTAAATCAAAATGAAGAGTTAACAGTGGAAGATGAAGCGTTATTTGAAGCGGCGGCAGGCCATAATTATGTCGTTGTTTTAAATAAAACTGATTTGGAAACAAAGCTTGATATAGAGAAAGTGCGTGAAATCGCAGGTGGAAACCCGATTGTCGCGACCTCTTTAGTGAACGATGAAGGTTTAGAGGCTTTAGAAGAAGCAATTAAAACCCTATTTTTTGCTGGTGATATTGATGCTGGCGATGCAACTTATGTGTCGAATGTCCGCCATATTGCGCTCCTTCATCAAGCACTGGATGCGTTAAATGCCGTTACAACAGGAATTCAGCTTGGCATGCCGGTGGATATTGTCCAGATTGATATGACTCGCGCATGGGATTTACTAGGCGAAATTACTGGTGATTCTGTCCAGGATGAATTACTCGATCAGCTGTTTAACCAATTTTGCCTTGGAAAATGATTTTTTAGGAGATGTTTTTATAAAATGCAAACCTATGATGCAGGAACTTTTGACGTCATCGTTGTTGGTGCAGGCCATGCGGGTGTAGAAGCAGGACTTGCCAGTGGACGAATGGGCGCCAAAACGCTGATGTTAACGATAAATTTAGATATGGTCGCTTTTATGCCATGTAATCCTTCTGTTGGAGGTCCAGCAAAAGGCGTAGTTGTGCGCGAAATTGATGCTCTCG
Above is a window of Listeria swaminathanii DNA encoding:
- a CDS encoding TetR/AcrR family transcriptional regulator — its product is MARLSQEIILDMAEKIIYEKGMEKTTLYDIAGNLNVTHAALYKHYRNKEDLFQKLALRWLEETSREIFAWNSAAGQSPDDALHDWLCLLAGTKKKLYATDRKMFLLYTDYIEQNEALVKNHVEHLAQKVEEVSGRKEQGAAIITAFVYFHNPYFANRWEQEGHEELFERVWQLVK
- a CDS encoding D-alanyl-D-alanine carboxypeptidase PBPD2, producing the protein MKIHKLTWVLLIGLLLLSSCSAKQPDVYLSAKAAAVFSVENGKMLYEKNADKVMPIASLTKLMTAFLVLEAVDNKKLSWDEQLDLVRLDDPSAVSLYAITQKRTWSVRDLYSAMLVMSANDAAETLGDRLEGASFPQKMNNEAKKLGLSNKTKFVSASGLDVDGKMAVSTTKDLFLLSSQLISTHSEVLETTSKSSIITEEGAKLESTNDLIGAIQGLDGLKTGFTDEAGYCFIGTADRDGKRVISIVLGADTADKRFKDTEKLMAVGF
- a CDS encoding M20 family metallopeptidase, whose translation is MRTKLMNMLEERKDEITQIRRHLHEHPELSFHEAETAKFIQDFYKGKDVEIATEVGNGHAVVVTIKGGKPGKTIALRADFDALPIEEETDLPFKSKNPGVMHACGHDGHTAYLLVLADCLIQLKENIPGTIKIVHQHAEEAPPGGAKSVVESGILDDVDQIFGIHVFPFGESGQVYYHSGYAMAGRTYFKLKIQGVGGHGSSPHMANDAIVAGAYFVTAIQTVVSRRLNPFDTGVITIGSFDGKGSFNVIKDSVELEGDVRYMNTENRDKMDAEIHRIVAGIEAMFGVSVELTYTNDYPPLYNDPAVTEQVIGSLQKGIGEYLTEISEYDMLSGSEDFAYYLQKIPGVFFYIGAKPKNVSHAYFNHHPKFDIDEDALLVAAKSVADVVLDYYKLNG
- a CDS encoding MFS transporter; protein product: MNQVKGERHSLMVLLVLFIGYTSVYVDKYTIGISLVTVSQDLGFDPSQKGLILSAFFLGYTLFQIPMGYLNNRIGARPVLAISIIVVGLFLIIFGFGYSLLFLVVIRFLSGALGHAGYPPSVSNYISLHIPLNKRGFAQSAMLASSGFAAFIGPLLIAQLLLTVGWRTTYYWIGIAVILIGFLILLVVPKAPKIDLSAQKEKIKVPFSELLKDKQLWILLLSALFINAANYGLTSWLASYLSEVRGISISEVSYISSLAGLCILIAGVVGGYFISRFFKGKEPMVIFTFCVLGAFTVYGVYLFDQLTLSIICLCLCNVFLIMAFTTLMGLPHKLFKQSHIATKYAAINSGGVLGGFFAPMIIGDLVKATNSYQSAFLFLAITLLMSGIIVLAIKKRAAISE
- a CDS encoding SDR family oxidoreductase, whose amino-acid sequence is MTNKRVAFILGGSGGIGKAVVEKLVAQDYAVAVHYAGNKAKAEALVETIVTAGGEAISVGGDVADEAQMISAFDLIEAHFGGVDVVVNTAGIMKLSPIATLDMDEFDLIQRTNVRGTFVVSKQAALRVRTGGAIINFSTSVTRTNFPAYGAYVASKAAVESLTLILARELRGKDITVNAVAPGPTATPLFLTGKDEQTIENLAKATPLERLGQPDDIAETVAFLAGPARWVNGQVIFTNGGLA
- the mnmE gene encoding tRNA uridine-5-carboxymethylaminomethyl(34) synthesis GTPase MnmE, translating into MEFDTIAAISTPPGEGAIAIIRLSGPEAIQIADRIFYAKNSLSDAESHTIHYGHIKEDGEVIEEVMATVMRAPRTFTREDVVEINAHGGIVSVNRVLQLLLRNGANLAEPGEFTKRAFLNGRIDLSQAEAVMDLIRAKTDRAMGVAIRQMDGNLSRLIRNLRQEILDALAQVEVNIDYPEYDDVEEMTQRMLLEKTELVRASVEQLLQTASQGKILREGLATAIIGRPNVGKSSLLNQLIQEEKAIVTDIAGTTRDIIEEYVNVRGVPLRLIDTAGIRETEDIVEKIGVERSRKALADADFILLVLNQNEELTVEDEALFEAAAGHNYVVVLNKTDLETKLDIEKVREIAGGNPIVATSLVNDEGLEALEEAIKTLFFAGDIDAGDATYVSNVRHIALLHQALDALNAVTTGIQLGMPVDIVQIDMTRAWDLLGEITGDSVQDELLDQLFNQFCLGK